A genomic region of Xanthomonas fragariae contains the following coding sequences:
- the coaE gene encoding dephospho-CoA kinase (Dephospho-CoA kinase (CoaE) performs the final step in coenzyme A biosynthesis.), translating to MSDFIVGLTGGIASGKSALAAEFEKLGVPVIDADVVARQVVEPGPTLDAIAEYFGNQILLPDGTLDRRALRQLIFTDTTQRLALEAITHPAIRAKLQSAALAATGLYAIVAIPLLAEAGGLASYPWLDRILVVDVPVAMQHARLMQRDGSTPALADRMIAAQASREQRLAIADDVVSNCDQLELLAVEARRLNMQFRTAALGN from the coding sequence ATGAGCGACTTCATCGTCGGCCTCACCGGCGGCATCGCCTCCGGCAAGAGCGCCCTCGCCGCTGAATTCGAAAAGCTGGGCGTGCCGGTCATCGATGCCGATGTCGTTGCGCGGCAGGTGGTGGAGCCCGGGCCAACCCTAGACGCAATAGCCGAGTATTTCGGCAATCAAATCCTGCTTCCGGATGGGACACTGGATCGCCGAGCACTACGCCAACTCATTTTTACCGATACGACGCAGCGGCTAGCACTCGAAGCAATTACTCATCCAGCCATTCGCGCCAAATTGCAAAGTGCGGCGCTCGCTGCGACCGGCCTCTACGCTATTGTGGCAATTCCACTCCTAGCCGAAGCAGGCGGACTGGCAAGCTATCCCTGGCTGGACCGCATCCTCGTCGTTGATGTACCGGTTGCGATGCAACATGCTCGCTTGATGCAACGCGACGGCAGCACACCAGCACTTGCTGATCGGATGATTGCCGCGCAGGCCTCGCGCGAACAGCGCTTGGCCATTGCAGATGATGTCGTGAGCAATTGCGATCAGCTAGAGCTACTGGCAGTGGAAGCACGAAGATTAAATATGCAATTTCGAACGGCAGCGTTAGGAAATTGA
- a CDS encoding Ulp1 family isopeptidase, whose protein sequence is MPTPQSTEGSGLQGLTHTSWLGDEHLYAYTQALAHRLEGKPNAQLLNFADPLQVALLISGDDRQKHDVLRHLAGADTPPIVFLPINNPEFHWSLLVIDWRTGEALHYASSLNPEHAKYATTTAQYRLASEAAQAMGIRPSSVRPMPIAQQQNSHSCGDHVLTGIEVLAHSVIKGTFEVGLGKDLRNIAPDRGRIADLLTGAEQFRTESLARKAPESPVEQ, encoded by the coding sequence ATGCCCACGCCCCAGTCCACAGAAGGCAGCGGACTTCAGGGACTGACGCACACTTCCTGGCTGGGGGACGAACATTTGTATGCCTATACCCAAGCCCTCGCCCACCGATTGGAAGGAAAGCCTAATGCCCAGTTACTCAACTTTGCCGACCCGCTGCAGGTCGCCCTGCTGATCTCGGGGGACGATAGACAAAAGCACGATGTGCTGCGCCATCTCGCTGGAGCCGATACCCCGCCCATCGTGTTCCTGCCGATCAACAATCCAGAGTTCCATTGGTCGCTGCTGGTCATCGACTGGCGTACCGGCGAGGCTTTGCACTACGCTTCCTCGCTGAATCCCGAGCACGCCAAATACGCTACTACGACAGCGCAGTACAGATTGGCCAGCGAGGCGGCCCAAGCCATGGGCATCCGCCCCTCTTCTGTCAGGCCAATGCCCATAGCGCAGCAACAGAACAGTCATTCCTGTGGCGACCACGTACTGACTGGAATCGAGGTGTTGGCGCATAGCGTGATAAAGGGCACGTTTGAAGTAGGACTTGGCAAGGACCTGCGCAACATCGCGCCGGACCGTGGCCGCATCGCCGACCTGCTGACGGGCGCCGAGCAATTCCGAACGGAAAGCCTTGCCAGAAAAGCCCCCGAGTCGCCGGTCGAACAATAG
- a CDS encoding IS5 family transposase, whose translation MRTRRPAAEDRPADELFRSRLENQIDLRHPLARLSQQMPWAALEQALSSRLPATQAGGGRPALPVRLIAGLLYLKHAYDLSDEAVCERWLENPYWQFFTGEVVFQTRLPCDASSLTRWRQRLGEAGMEELLAHTINAAHAMHAVDARELSRVIVDTTVQEKAIAYPTDSRLLEVARKKLVLLAKRHGIGLRQSYARQGPALSRKAGRYAHACQFKRMRRVLRRQRTVLGRLVRDIQRKLDQVNIGVRERIAVWLERAQRLYTQRPKDKQKLYALHAPEVECIGKGKARQAYEFGVKVGIAVTACKGLVVGARSFPGNPYDGDTLAEQLEQTRGLLQDVSVEPTVAIVDLGDRGREVDGVQVLHRGKAKTLTRRHKTLTRRQWRWIKRRQAVEPVIGHLKDDCRLRRCRLKGAQGDALHVLGCVAGYNLRWLLRWIAFLRAWMRAMGWSSLSAVPLSPTALGA comes from the coding sequence ATGCGTACACGCCGTCCTGCTGCCGAAGACAGACCCGCCGACGAGTTGTTTCGTTCGCGGCTGGAGAACCAGATCGATCTGCGTCATCCGCTGGCGCGACTGAGCCAACAGATGCCGTGGGCGGCGTTGGAGCAAGCACTTTCATCGCGCTTGCCGGCCACCCAGGCCGGTGGCGGTCGGCCGGCATTGCCGGTGCGGCTGATTGCCGGTTTGCTCTACCTCAAACACGCCTACGACCTGTCCGATGAAGCGGTGTGCGAGCGCTGGCTGGAGAATCCGTACTGGCAGTTCTTCACCGGTGAGGTCGTGTTCCAGACGCGCTTGCCGTGCGATGCCAGCTCGCTGACGCGCTGGCGGCAGCGCCTGGGTGAGGCCGGGATGGAAGAGCTGCTGGCGCACACCATCAACGCCGCGCATGCTATGCATGCGGTGGACGCACGCGAGTTGTCGCGGGTGATCGTGGACACCACGGTGCAGGAAAAGGCGATCGCCTATCCGACCGACAGCCGTTTGCTGGAGGTGGCACGCAAGAAGCTGGTGTTACTGGCCAAGCGGCACGGCATCGGATTGCGGCAGAGCTACGCGCGGCAAGGCCCGGCCCTGAGCCGCAAGGCAGGTCGGTATGCGCATGCGTGCCAGTTCAAGCGGATGCGGCGCGTCCTGCGACGTCAACGCACAGTGCTGGGACGGCTCGTGCGCGACATCCAACGCAAACTCGATCAGGTAAACATCGGCGTGCGCGAGCGCATCGCTGTCTGGCTGGAACGTGCGCAACGGCTGTACACGCAGCGTCCGAAGGACAAACAAAAACTCTACGCATTGCATGCCCCGGAAGTGGAATGCATCGGCAAGGGCAAGGCGCGTCAAGCGTACGAATTTGGCGTCAAGGTCGGCATTGCGGTCACCGCCTGCAAGGGATTGGTCGTGGGTGCGCGCAGCTTCCCGGGCAACCCGTACGACGGCGATACCTTGGCCGAGCAGCTGGAGCAGACACGCGGGTTGCTGCAGGATGTGAGCGTAGAACCGACGGTGGCGATCGTGGACCTGGGCGATCGCGGGCGCGAGGTCGATGGCGTGCAGGTCCTGCATCGCGGCAAGGCTAAGACGCTGACGCGACGGCACAAGACGCTGACGCGACGGCAATGGCGCTGGATCAAGCGACGGCAGGCGGTGGAGCCGGTGATCGGACATCTGAAAGACGACTGCCGGTTGCGTCGCTGCAGGCTGAAAGGTGCCCAAGGCGATGCGCTGCACGTGCTCGGCTGCGTGGCCGGCTACAACCTGCGTTGGCTGCTGCGCTGGATCGCGTTTTTGCGTGCCTGGATGCGGGCGATGGGATGGTCATCCTTGAGCGCCGTGCCGCTGTCACCGACGGCACTTGGCGCTTGA
- a CDS encoding NAD(P)H-quinone oxidoreductase, giving the protein MSDTTMTAIAIRDGKGDADALYASEQARPRAASGHVLIRVHAAGINRPDLLQRAGHYPPPPGAPETLGLEVAGEIVEPAGRWKIGDRVCALLGGGGYAQYAAVDARHVLPIPAGMDLAHAAALPETTFTVYTNLFEHGRLAAGEWLLLHGATSGIGVTSIQMAKAAGAHVLATARSAGKATQARELGADVAIDSTTDSFVDVAKAHGGVDVALDMVGAAVFADTLEALNPRGRIVYIASQAGSKIEVPIPLLMRKQAILTGSTLRPRSADEKARLAAEVERVVWPWIAQGKIRVLLDKRFTLSEAAAAHHYLEQGSHLGKVVLEM; this is encoded by the coding sequence ATGAGCGACACCACCATGACCGCCATCGCCATCCGCGATGGCAAGGGCGATGCCGATGCGCTGTATGCCAGCGAGCAAGCGCGCCCGCGTGCTGCGTCGGGGCACGTGCTGATCCGCGTACATGCAGCCGGCATCAATCGGCCTGATCTGCTGCAGCGTGCTGGCCACTATCCGCCACCGCCCGGTGCGCCGGAAACGCTGGGACTGGAAGTCGCCGGCGAGATCGTGGAGCCGGCCGGTCGCTGGAAGATTGGCGACCGCGTGTGCGCACTGCTAGGCGGTGGCGGTTACGCACAGTACGCCGCAGTCGATGCGCGGCACGTGCTGCCGATTCCTGCCGGCATGGATCTGGCGCACGCCGCGGCGCTGCCGGAAACCACCTTCACCGTCTACACCAATCTGTTCGAGCATGGCCGGTTGGCGGCCGGCGAGTGGCTGTTGTTACACGGCGCCACTTCCGGAATCGGCGTCACCTCGATCCAGATGGCCAAAGCGGCTGGCGCGCACGTGCTGGCCACCGCACGTTCGGCCGGCAAGGCGACGCAGGCGCGCGAGCTGGGTGCCGATGTGGCGATCGATTCCACCACCGACTCGTTTGTCGATGTGGCCAAGGCACACGGCGGTGTAGATGTGGCGCTCGACATGGTTGGCGCTGCGGTCTTCGCCGACACCTTGGAAGCACTCAATCCACGCGGACGCATCGTCTATATCGCGTCGCAGGCTGGTTCGAAAATCGAGGTGCCGATTCCGCTACTGATGCGCAAGCAGGCGATCCTCACCGGCTCGACGCTGCGCCCGCGCAGTGCCGATGAGAAAGCGCGGCTGGCAGCGGAAGTGGAGCGCGTGGTGTGGCCGTGGATCGCGCAAGGCAAGATCCGCGTACTGCTCGATAAGCGCTTTACGTTGAGCGAAGCCGCTGCCGCACATCACTATCTGGAACAAGGCAGTCATCTGGGCAAGGTCGTGCTGGAAATGTGA
- a CDS encoding prepilin peptidase: MAFLDQHPGLGFPAAAGLGLLIGSFLNVVILRLPKRMEWQWRRDAREILELPDIYEPPPPGIVVEPSHDPVTGDKLKWWENIPLFSWLMLRGKSRYSGKPISLQYPLVELLTSILCVASVWRFGFGWQGFGAIVLSCFLVAMSGIDLRHKLLPDQLTLPLMWLGLVGSMDNLYMPAKPALLGAAVGYVSLWTVWWLFKQLTGKEGMGHGDFKLLAALGAWCGLKGILPIILISSLVGAILGSIWLVAKGRDRATPIPFGPYLAIAGWVVFFWGNDLVDGYLHFAGLR, encoded by the coding sequence ATGGCATTTCTCGACCAGCATCCCGGTCTCGGCTTTCCCGCCGCGGCCGGACTGGGACTGCTGATCGGCAGCTTCCTGAACGTGGTGATCCTGCGCTTGCCCAAGCGCATGGAGTGGCAGTGGCGGCGCGATGCGCGCGAGATCCTGGAGCTGCCGGACATCTACGAGCCGCCGCCGCCAGGAATCGTGGTGGAGCCTTCGCACGACCCAGTCACCGGCGACAAGCTCAAGTGGTGGGAGAACATCCCGCTCTTTAGCTGGCTGATGCTGCGCGGCAAGTCGCGCTACAGCGGCAAGCCGATCTCACTTCAGTACCCATTGGTGGAGTTGCTGACCTCGATCCTGTGCGTGGCCAGCGTCTGGCGGTTCGGCTTCGGCTGGCAGGGCTTTGGCGCGATCGTACTGAGTTGCTTCCTGGTGGCGATGTCGGGCATCGACCTGCGCCACAAGCTGCTGCCGGACCAGCTGACCCTGCCATTGATGTGGCTAGGCTTGGTCGGTTCGATGGACAACCTCTACATGCCGGCCAAGCCCGCCCTGCTGGGCGCCGCGGTGGGCTATGTCTCGCTGTGGACGGTGTGGTGGCTGTTCAAGCAGCTCACCGGCAAGGAAGGCATGGGCCACGGCGACTTCAAGCTGCTGGCTGCGCTCGGCGCCTGGTGCGGGCTGAAAGGCATCCTGCCAATCATCCTGATCTCCTCGCTGGTCGGCGCCATCCTCGGCTCAATCTGGCTGGTGGCCAAGGGCCGCGACCGCGCCACCCCGATCCCGTTCGGCCCTTACCTGGCCATCGCCGGCTGGGTGGTGTTCTTCTGGGGCAACGACCTGGTGGACGGCTACCTGCACTTTGCAGGACTGCGTTGA
- a CDS encoding IS5 family transposase, whose product MKPRKPYSTDISDEEWAFAAPYLTLMDVQAPQRKYELRAMFNALRWIARAGAPWRLLPNDFPPWEAVYQQTQRWLQAGCFEAMVSDLRSLLRVAQGKKGQPSAVIFDARTLQSTCESGPRAGYDGYKRKKGSKVHMAVDTLGHLLAVQVTPANEQERAQVRSLAQEVQHVTGETVKIAFVDQGYTGQEPAQAATEEGIELQVIKLQEAKKGFVLLPRRWVVERSFGWANRFRRLARDYERLPETLAGLHFVVFTILMLGNAATLFQSS is encoded by the coding sequence ATGAAGCCTCGTAAGCCTTATTCCACCGATATTTCCGACGAAGAATGGGCCTTTGCGGCTCCCTATTTGACGCTGATGGACGTGCAGGCACCGCAGCGCAAGTATGAGCTACGCGCGATGTTCAACGCACTGCGGTGGATCGCGCGCGCCGGCGCACCATGGCGATTGCTTCCCAACGATTTTCCGCCCTGGGAAGCGGTGTATCAACAAACACAGCGCTGGCTGCAAGCGGGCTGCTTTGAGGCCATGGTCAGTGATCTGCGCTCACTCTTGCGTGTGGCGCAAGGGAAAAAAGGCCAGCCGAGCGCGGTCATTTTCGATGCTCGCACGCTGCAGTCCACCTGCGAAAGCGGGCCGCGTGCTGGATACGATGGCTATAAACGCAAGAAAGGCAGCAAGGTACACATGGCCGTCGATACGCTTGGACATCTGCTCGCTGTCCAGGTGACGCCGGCTAATGAGCAGGAGCGCGCGCAAGTCCGATCGTTGGCACAAGAGGTACAACACGTGACCGGTGAAACGGTCAAGATCGCCTTTGTTGATCAGGGCTACACCGGTCAAGAACCGGCGCAGGCGGCCACGGAAGAAGGCATTGAGTTGCAAGTGATCAAGCTGCAAGAAGCGAAAAAAGGCTTTGTCTTGCTGCCGCGCCGTTGGGTTGTCGAGCGCAGCTTCGGATGGGCCAATCGTTTCAGACGGCTGGCACGCGACTACGAGCGATTGCCGGAAACCTTGGCCGGTTTGCACTTCGTCGTCTTCACGATCCTGATGCTTGGAAATGCAGCCACCCTCTTTCAAAGTTCATAA